In one window of Acidobacteriota bacterium DNA:
- a CDS encoding riboflavin synthase, which yields MFTGLIESIGEIVEMKPTPAGFRVRMKAPIAPELTPGDSVAVNGVCLTVVSADSTGFHADVSPETSRVTTLTALRLGTLVNLERPLKPESRLGGHFVQGHVDGIGSIEELRHEGDSHWLTVKYPAALAAYLVRKGSVAVDGISLTVAGLDDRMFDVQIVPFTWEHTNLRAAREHDAVNLECDILGKYVARVAELAGWDLARATSREVV from the coding sequence ATGTTCACAGGCCTGATTGAATCCATCGGCGAGATCGTCGAGATGAAGCCGACGCCCGCCGGGTTCCGCGTGCGCATGAAGGCGCCCATCGCGCCGGAGCTGACCCCGGGCGACTCGGTCGCCGTCAATGGCGTCTGCCTCACCGTGGTTTCGGCCGATTCGACTGGATTCCACGCTGATGTGTCTCCCGAGACCTCCCGCGTGACGACGCTGACGGCCCTGCGGCTGGGCACGCTCGTGAATCTCGAGCGGCCGTTGAAACCGGAGTCCCGTCTCGGTGGTCATTTCGTACAGGGGCACGTGGACGGGATCGGCTCGATCGAAGAGTTGCGGCACGAAGGGGACAGCCACTGGCTGACGGTGAAATACCCGGCGGCGCTGGCGGCGTATCTCGTGCGCAAGGGGTCCGTGGCGGTCGATGGCATCAGTCTGACCGTTGCGGGCCTGGACGACAGGATGTTCGACGTCCAGATCGTCCCGTTCACCTGGGAGCACACGAACCTGCGGGCGGCCAGGGAGCACGATGCCGTCAATCTCGAGTGCGACATTCTCGGGAAATATGTTGCGCGCGTGGCGGAGCTCGCCGGGTGGGACCTGGCGCGGGCGACGTCGCGCGAGGTCGTCTAG
- a CDS encoding bifunctional 3,4-dihydroxy-2-butanone-4-phosphate synthase/GTP cyclohydrolase II produces the protein MPAKLRIAKGAQKKAVAPFARVEDAIEDIRRGRMVIVIDDEDRENEGDLTIAAEKITPEVINFMATHGRGLICMPMTVERLEELDVPLMVQQNSSRFDTAFCVSIEAKARTSTGISAADRAATVLAAIDPETRPADLSRPGHMFPLRARAGGVLVRAGQTEAAVDLARIAGLYPAGVICEIMNQDGTMARVPQLAKFARKHGLLMITIADLIKYRMRTESLVRRVASAKLPTEFGDFRVYAYQSGIDNETHVALVKGDLGDGKDVLLRVHSRCLTGDVFHSARCDCGPQLTCAMQRIAQEGRGVLLYLNQEGRGIGLANKIRAYELQDEGFDTVEANERLGFKPDQRDYGIGAQILTDLGVRSMRLLTNNPRKFVGLEGYGLSVTQSVPLEIPASDTTRSYLKTKKEKLGHKLSSV, from the coding sequence ATGCCAGCCAAGCTTCGCATTGCCAAGGGCGCGCAGAAGAAAGCGGTCGCCCCGTTTGCGCGCGTGGAAGACGCCATCGAGGACATCCGTCGCGGCCGCATGGTCATCGTCATCGACGACGAGGATCGGGAGAACGAGGGGGACCTGACGATCGCGGCGGAGAAGATCACGCCGGAAGTCATCAACTTCATGGCGACGCACGGCCGCGGCCTCATCTGCATGCCGATGACCGTGGAACGGCTCGAGGAGCTGGATGTCCCGCTGATGGTCCAGCAGAACAGCTCGCGTTTCGACACGGCGTTCTGCGTCTCGATCGAGGCGAAAGCCCGGACGAGCACGGGGATCTCCGCGGCCGACCGCGCCGCGACCGTGCTGGCGGCGATCGATCCCGAGACCCGGCCGGCCGACCTGTCGCGCCCGGGGCACATGTTTCCACTCCGCGCGCGCGCGGGCGGCGTACTCGTGCGCGCCGGCCAGACAGAGGCGGCGGTGGACCTGGCGCGGATTGCCGGGTTGTATCCGGCCGGCGTCATCTGCGAGATCATGAACCAGGACGGCACGATGGCGCGCGTTCCGCAGCTCGCGAAGTTCGCGCGCAAGCACGGCCTCCTCATGATCACGATCGCGGATCTGATCAAGTACAGGATGCGCACCGAGAGCCTGGTGCGCCGCGTGGCGTCCGCGAAGCTCCCCACGGAGTTCGGCGACTTTCGCGTGTATGCCTACCAGAGCGGGATCGATAACGAGACGCACGTCGCGCTGGTGAAAGGGGACCTCGGGGACGGCAAGGACGTGTTGCTGCGCGTGCATTCGCGCTGCCTGACCGGCGACGTGTTTCACTCCGCGCGCTGCGACTGCGGTCCGCAGCTGACCTGCGCCATGCAGCGGATCGCGCAGGAGGGACGCGGCGTCCTGCTGTATCTCAACCAGGAAGGTCGCGGGATTGGGCTGGCCAACAAGATCCGCGCGTACGAGCTCCAGGACGAGGGCTTCGACACCGTCGAGGCCAACGAGCGGCTCGGCTTCAAGCCAGACCAGCGCGACTACGGCATCGGCGCGCAGATCCTGACCGATCTCGGGGTGCGCTCGATGCGCCTGCTGACCAACAACCCGCGCAAGTTCGTCGGTCTCGAAGGGTACGGCTTGTCGGTCACCCAGTCAGTTCCGCTGGAGATTCCCGCCTCGGATACGACCCGCAGCTACCTGAAGACGAAGAAGGAGAAGCTGGGGCACAAGCTCTCTTCGGTGTAA